One genomic window of Halococcus sediminicola includes the following:
- a CDS encoding alanyl-tRNA editing protein, with the protein MTEQLYLPDEEYRRAFDARVTDVDDADRTVVLDRTLFYKEGGGQPPDHGSLSWDSGEARVVDVRKDHGEIRHTVEGDLPEEDITVHGELDWERRHAHMRYHTAQHVVSKVVLDEYGASTAGNQIYADHARIDFAPADFDERDLRDIEERANALIDRDLPVEKANRSRAALEAETPDGRTNLDLIPENVDPLRAVSIGDIDICPCGGTHVDGLGELGELEIVERASKGADTERIEFVLHDPD; encoded by the coding sequence GTGACCGAGCAACTCTATCTGCCCGACGAGGAGTACCGCCGCGCGTTCGACGCCCGCGTCACGGACGTCGACGACGCGGATCGAACAGTAGTGCTCGACAGGACGCTCTTTTACAAGGAAGGCGGCGGACAGCCACCGGATCACGGCAGCCTCTCGTGGGACAGTGGCGAAGCGCGCGTCGTCGACGTCAGGAAGGACCACGGCGAGATCCGACACACGGTCGAAGGGGACCTCCCGGAGGAGGACATAACTGTGCACGGCGAACTCGACTGGGAACGCCGCCACGCCCATATGCGCTATCACACCGCCCAACACGTGGTCTCGAAGGTCGTCCTCGACGAGTACGGCGCGAGCACCGCCGGCAACCAGATATACGCGGACCACGCGCGCATCGACTTCGCGCCGGCCGATTTCGACGAGCGAGACCTTCGGGACATCGAGGAGCGTGCGAACGCGCTCATCGATCGGGATCTGCCCGTCGAAAAGGCGAACCGCTCGCGGGCGGCGCTCGAAGCCGAAACGCCCGACGGACGGACGAACCTCGATTTGATTCCCGAGAACGTCGACCCGCTGCGGGCGGTCTCGATCGGCGACATCGATATCTGTCCCTGCGGCGGCACGCACGTCGACGGCCTCGGCGAACTCGGCGAGTTGGAGATCGTCGAGCGCGCGTCCAAGGGGGCCGACACCGAACGCATCGAGTTCGTCCTCCACGACCCCGATTGA
- a CDS encoding NAD(P)H-binding protein encodes MRVLVTGATGFVGGRLASTLAAAGHDLTVITRNAARYDGPPARVVEGDLLEPGSFEDAFEGCAAAYYLVHSMDATDFVERDRRAARHFARAASAADCSRVIYLGGLGRESDALSPHLRSRHEVERLLGAGEYDLTTLRAAVIVGAGGASFEMVRQFVAHLPPVFVLPLPTGVRTDCQPIAIDDVVGYLSAVLDAPETRGKSFDIGGPTVLTYADLLQRTARAHGCWLFVAGVPWLNEHVSARWLARLTDVPETVVAPLMEGLDNTVVVREGAIDEFVTVAHTPIDRAIERAMAGT; translated from the coding sequence ATGCGTGTGCTGGTGACCGGCGCGACGGGCTTCGTCGGCGGGCGACTCGCCTCCACCCTCGCCGCGGCCGGCCACGACCTCACCGTCATCACTCGAAACGCCGCGCGCTACGACGGCCCGCCGGCCCGCGTCGTCGAGGGCGACCTGCTCGAGCCGGGAAGCTTCGAGGACGCCTTCGAGGGCTGTGCGGCGGCGTACTATCTGGTTCACTCGATGGACGCGACCGATTTCGTCGAACGCGACCGCCGTGCGGCGCGGCACTTCGCGCGCGCGGCGAGCGCCGCCGACTGCTCGCGGGTGATATATCTCGGCGGTCTCGGCCGCGAATCCGACGCGCTCTCGCCACATCTCCGCTCGCGCCACGAGGTCGAGCGGCTGCTCGGCGCGGGCGAGTACGATTTGACCACCCTCCGAGCGGCGGTCATCGTCGGCGCTGGTGGGGCGAGTTTCGAGATGGTGCGCCAGTTCGTCGCACACCTGCCCCCGGTGTTCGTCCTGCCACTTCCCACCGGAGTGCGAACGGACTGCCAGCCGATCGCCATCGACGACGTGGTCGGCTATCTCAGCGCGGTGCTCGACGCGCCCGAGACCCGCGGCAAGTCGTTCGACATCGGCGGTCCGACGGTCCTCACTTACGCCGACCTCCTCCAGCGCACGGCGCGCGCGCACGGCTGCTGGCTGTTCGTCGCCGGCGTGCCGTGGCTGAACGAGCACGTTTCGGCGCGGTGGCTCGCCCGCCTCACCGACGTCCCCGAGACCGTCGTCGCGCCGCTCATGGAGGGTCTCGACAACACGGTCGTCGTCAGGGAGGGGGCCATCGACGAGTTCGTCACGGTCGCACACACGCCCATCGACAGGGCGATCGAGCGAGCGATGGCGGGGACCTGA
- the purL gene encoding phosphoribosylformylglycinamidine synthase subunit PurL, producing the protein MTLSADDRDRVTRELGREPTRAETALFENLWSEHCAYRSSRPLLSAFESEGEHVVMGPGDDAAVVTLPNEELYITFGIESHNHPSYVDPYDGAATGVGGIVRDTLSMGAYPIALLDSLYFGDFDREHSRYLLDGVVEGIADYGNAIGVPTVGGSLAFHEGYEGNPLVNVACVGLLPPDRLLTAEAQHAGNKLVLVGNATGRDGLGGASFASEDLGEDAATEDRPAVQVGDPYAEKRLVEANEALVDEGLVESARDLGAAGLGGASSELVAKGDLGARIDLETVHQREPGMNALEILLAESQERMCYEVAPENTDRVEDIAARFDLGCSVIGEVTGGNYTCLFDGETVVDVPAEFLADGAPANDLPAERPTEPTRNLPATDLETAFEQVVRSPNTASREWIYRQYDHEVGLRTARGPGDDSAVLAIHETDTGLALSVGAEPHWTAANPHEGARAVALENATNLAAKGATPLAAVDCLNGGNPEKPDVYGGFSAIVDGLAEMCETLSVPVVGGNVSLYNDSAAGAIPPTPTLAMVGAREGYHAPPTELVGEGTVVVIGDRALAGHETGLGGSQYLALAGGTDRFPTLPEDSGELIETLAAVADREETLAVHDVSHGGLAVALAEMISGDAGAAVELDGSASAAEHLFHEQPGRAVIETTDPAGVREAFSGVAPVHELGTATDSGRLDLAIDGTELSVSADAIAERRSTLEHTMD; encoded by the coding sequence ATGACCCTCTCGGCGGACGACCGCGATCGCGTCACCCGCGAACTCGGCCGTGAACCGACGCGCGCGGAGACCGCGCTGTTCGAGAACCTCTGGAGCGAGCACTGTGCCTACCGTTCCTCGCGGCCGCTGCTGTCGGCGTTCGAGAGCGAGGGCGAGCACGTGGTGATGGGGCCGGGCGACGACGCCGCCGTGGTCACGCTACCGAATGAAGAGCTGTACATCACGTTCGGCATCGAGAGCCACAACCACCCCTCCTACGTCGACCCCTACGACGGTGCGGCCACAGGCGTCGGCGGCATCGTCCGCGATACGCTCTCGATGGGTGCGTATCCGATCGCGCTGCTCGATTCGCTGTATTTCGGTGACTTCGACCGCGAACACTCGCGCTACCTCCTCGATGGCGTCGTTGAGGGGATCGCCGACTACGGCAACGCAATCGGCGTTCCCACGGTCGGCGGCAGTCTCGCCTTCCATGAAGGCTACGAGGGCAACCCGCTCGTCAACGTCGCCTGTGTCGGACTTCTCCCGCCCGATCGCCTGCTCACCGCCGAGGCTCAGCACGCCGGGAACAAACTCGTGCTCGTCGGCAACGCGACCGGACGCGATGGATTAGGCGGTGCGAGCTTCGCGAGCGAGGATTTGGGTGAGGACGCCGCGACCGAGGACCGCCCCGCCGTCCAGGTCGGCGACCCCTACGCCGAAAAACGACTCGTCGAAGCCAACGAGGCTCTCGTCGACGAGGGACTCGTCGAATCGGCCCGCGACCTCGGCGCGGCGGGACTCGGCGGGGCCTCCTCGGAACTCGTCGCCAAGGGCGATCTCGGCGCGCGCATCGATCTCGAAACCGTGCACCAGCGCGAACCGGGGATGAACGCGCTCGAAATCCTGCTCGCCGAGTCACAAGAGCGGATGTGCTACGAGGTGGCCCCCGAGAACACCGACCGAGTGGAAGACATCGCCGCGCGCTTCGACCTCGGCTGTTCGGTCATCGGCGAAGTAACTGGGGGGAACTACACCTGCCTGTTCGACGGCGAGACCGTGGTGGATGTCCCGGCGGAGTTCCTCGCCGACGGCGCACCGGCGAACGACCTCCCCGCCGAACGACCCACCGAACCCACCCGCAATCTCCCCGCAACGGACCTCGAAACGGCGTTCGAGCAGGTGGTGCGAAGTCCGAACACCGCGAGCCGCGAGTGGATCTATCGCCAGTACGACCACGAGGTCGGCCTCCGCACCGCCCGCGGACCGGGCGACGACAGCGCCGTGTTGGCGATCCACGAGACCGATACTGGGCTCGCGCTCTCGGTGGGCGCGGAGCCGCACTGGACCGCGGCCAACCCCCACGAGGGTGCGCGCGCAGTCGCGCTCGAAAACGCCACGAATCTCGCCGCGAAGGGTGCGACGCCGCTGGCGGCTGTCGACTGCCTCAACGGCGGCAATCCCGAGAAACCCGACGTCTACGGTGGGTTCTCGGCCATCGTCGACGGGCTTGCGGAGATGTGCGAAACCTTGTCCGTGCCGGTCGTCGGCGGCAACGTCTCGCTGTACAACGACTCGGCGGCGGGCGCGATTCCACCGACGCCGACGCTCGCGATGGTCGGCGCGCGCGAGGGCTACCACGCCCCGCCGACGGAACTCGTGGGCGAGGGCACAGTCGTAGTGATCGGCGACCGTGCCCTCGCCGGCCACGAGACGGGACTCGGCGGCTCCCAGTATCTCGCACTCGCGGGTGGAACCGACCGCTTCCCGACGCTGCCCGAGGACTCGGGCGAGCTAATCGAGACGCTCGCCGCGGTGGCCGACCGTGAGGAAACGCTCGCCGTTCACGACGTGAGTCATGGTGGTCTCGCGGTGGCGCTCGCCGAGATGATCTCCGGAGATGCGGGCGCAGCAGTCGAACTCGACGGCTCGGCGAGCGCCGCCGAGCACCTGTTTCACGAACAGCCGGGGCGGGCAGTCATCGAGACGACGGATCCTGCGGGGGTTCGTGAGGCCTTCTCCGGGGTGGCCCCTGTTCACGAACTCGGCACGGCGACCGATTCGGGGCGGCTCGACCTCGCCATCGACGGGACCGAACTGTCAGTTTCGGCCGATGCAATCGCCGAGCGGCGTTCCACCCTCGAACACACGATGGACTGA
- a CDS encoding rhodanese-like domain-containing protein yields MTNRSHDMGVTKGYEELLTEAIAEITTYSVEQAIDRLGDAVFVDVRDAPELDANGRIPGAIHASRGMLEFHIDPESPYHIEEFASDEELLFYCAVGGRSALAVQTAQEMGLSGVANVAGGFEAWTEADGPVADA; encoded by the coding sequence ATGACGAACCGTTCACATGACATGGGGGTGACGAAAGGATACGAGGAGCTACTGACCGAAGCCATCGCCGAAATCACGACGTATTCGGTCGAGCAAGCAATCGACCGGCTCGGCGACGCGGTGTTCGTCGACGTCCGCGACGCGCCGGAACTCGATGCGAACGGACGGATTCCGGGGGCGATTCACGCCTCGCGCGGGATGTTGGAGTTCCACATCGACCCCGAAAGCCCCTATCACATCGAGGAGTTCGCGTCGGACGAGGAACTGCTCTTTTACTGTGCGGTCGGTGGACGGTCGGCACTCGCTGTACAGACGGCTCAGGAGATGGGGCTGTCCGGGGTCGCGAACGTCGCCGGCGGCTTCGAGGCGTGGACCGAGGCGGACGGTCCGGTGGCGGACGCCTGA
- a CDS encoding PHP domain-containing protein, which produces MLSAELHCHSELSFDGRDPVELLLSQAEAVGLDALAVTDHDEIDASLAAAERAADYGLVGIPGSEVTSAAGHVLALGIHERVPAGLPFTETIEHIHEQDGIAVVPHPFQRSRSGVAPHITDAELASADAIEIYNSRLLTGRSNRRAGRFARAHDLPMTAGSDAHIAEMVGQAVTNVGATERTPTGVLDGIRAGRTEVIGKRTPWRISLRQAGGGVKRRIKSRLTSLL; this is translated from the coding sequence GTGCTGTCGGCCGAGCTTCACTGTCATTCGGAACTGTCCTTCGACGGCCGCGACCCCGTCGAACTGCTGCTCTCGCAGGCCGAGGCCGTCGGACTCGACGCGCTCGCGGTGACCGACCACGACGAAATCGACGCCAGCCTCGCGGCCGCCGAGCGCGCCGCCGACTACGGGCTGGTGGGAATCCCCGGCTCCGAAGTGACGAGCGCCGCCGGCCACGTGCTCGCGCTCGGCATTCACGAACGCGTTCCGGCCGGCCTGCCGTTCACCGAGACCATCGAGCACATCCACGAACAAGATGGAATCGCGGTCGTGCCCCATCCCTTCCAGCGCTCGCGCAGCGGCGTCGCCCCCCACATCACGGACGCGGAACTGGCGAGTGCCGACGCCATCGAGATCTACAACTCGCGGCTCCTGACTGGCCGCTCGAACCGCCGCGCCGGACGGTTCGCCCGCGCGCACGACCTCCCGATGACCGCCGGCAGCGACGCCCACATCGCCGAGATGGTCGGCCAAGCCGTGACGAACGTCGGCGCGACCGAGCGCACGCCCACGGGCGTCCTCGACGGGATTCGGGCGGGTCGGACCGAGGTCATCGGCAAGCGCACGCCGTGGCGCATCAGCCTCCGACAGGCCGGCGGCGGCGTCAAGCGTCGCATCAAAAGCCGACTCACGAGCCTACTGTAG
- a CDS encoding NUDIX hydrolase gives METTRHFTATVYLVNDGATALHEHPTLGIRLPPGGHVDRDELPHEAGLREVHEETGLNAELAGSSPNIDAPSGKALPQPRYQMLYDIDVHPDGRVSHQHVDHVYFARVGNRTIAPEGDDEPGSEAWRWYTSDELRASDVDADTMEIGCEAIEVAE, from the coding sequence ATGGAGACGACCCGGCATTTCACGGCAACAGTGTATCTCGTCAACGACGGCGCGACGGCGCTCCACGAGCATCCCACGCTCGGGATTCGCCTCCCGCCGGGCGGGCACGTCGACCGCGACGAACTCCCTCACGAGGCGGGCCTGCGCGAGGTACACGAGGAGACCGGATTGAACGCCGAACTCGCCGGTAGTTCGCCGAATATCGACGCGCCTAGTGGGAAGGCGCTACCACAACCGCGCTATCAGATGCTCTACGACATCGACGTCCATCCCGACGGCCGGGTGAGTCACCAGCACGTCGACCACGTGTATTTCGCGCGCGTCGGGAATCGGACGATTGCCCCCGAGGGTGACGACGAACCGGGGTCCGAGGCGTGGCGGTGGTACACGTCCGACGAACTCCGCGCGAGCGACGTCGACGCCGACACGATGGAAATCGGGTGTGAGGCGATCGAGGTGGCCGAGTAG
- a CDS encoding ABC transporter ATP-binding protein, giving the protein MTDHLLSVRNLTKHYPITEGVLRREVGRVRAVDGIDFDLARGETLGLVGESGCGKSTAATTLLGFEEPTDGTVTFDGTDLGDCDTAELKRFRRRAQMVFQDPNSSFDPRMTVGESVAEPLRVHGLPRERRRAVVRNTLERVGLDRTAANRYPHEFSGGQKQRIALARALVLNPDLIVADEPVSALDVSLQAEILSLIDDIQREFGLAILFISHDMSVIRQVCDRVAVMYLGEIVEIGPTETVFVDPQHPYTQALLGSIPTPDPRERGGGVELVGDVPSPADPPDGCRFHTRCPSVIQPDEYDFDQENWRSVMDFRTRLGNRQVEPGSIREVLVAEGDATDEEAVSDAAVATAIRNEFGIPESLTDPAAESVLADAIESVVAGAFNAAERSLAAEFETVCEREHPELRATDAAQPAACHLHDRSVTDHEPSVPSVDD; this is encoded by the coding sequence GTGACCGACCACCTCCTCTCGGTTCGGAACCTGACGAAACACTACCCGATCACCGAAGGCGTGCTGCGGCGCGAAGTCGGTCGGGTGCGTGCCGTCGACGGCATCGATTTCGACCTCGCACGCGGCGAGACGCTCGGTCTCGTCGGCGAGAGCGGGTGTGGGAAATCGACGGCCGCAACGACGCTGCTCGGGTTCGAGGAGCCGACCGACGGCACGGTCACGTTCGACGGCACGGACCTCGGTGACTGCGACACGGCCGAACTGAAGCGGTTCCGGCGGCGGGCGCAGATGGTGTTTCAGGACCCGAATTCGAGTTTCGACCCGCGGATGACCGTCGGCGAGTCGGTCGCCGAACCGCTCCGGGTGCACGGACTGCCCCGCGAACGCCGTCGGGCGGTCGTCAGGAACACTCTGGAGCGGGTCGGTCTCGACCGGACGGCCGCCAACCGCTACCCTCACGAGTTCTCCGGCGGGCAGAAACAGCGCATCGCGCTCGCCCGCGCGCTCGTGCTCAACCCCGACCTCATCGTGGCCGACGAACCCGTGAGCGCACTCGACGTGAGCCTCCAGGCCGAAATCCTCAGTCTCATCGACGATATCCAACGGGAGTTCGGTCTCGCGATCCTGTTCATCAGTCACGACATGAGCGTCATCAGACAGGTATGTGACCGGGTCGCGGTGATGTATCTCGGCGAGATCGTCGAGATCGGTCCGACCGAGACGGTGTTCGTCGACCCTCAACATCCCTACACGCAGGCGCTGTTGGGGTCGATTCCGACACCTGACCCGCGCGAGCGCGGTGGCGGTGTCGAACTCGTCGGCGACGTGCCGAGTCCTGCGGACCCGCCCGATGGCTGTCGGTTCCACACCCGCTGTCCATCGGTCATCCAACCCGACGAGTACGACTTCGACCAGGAGAACTGGCGGAGCGTGATGGACTTCAGAACCCGACTCGGGAACCGACAGGTCGAACCCGGTTCGATACGCGAGGTACTCGTCGCGGAGGGCGACGCCACCGACGAGGAAGCCGTGAGCGACGCGGCGGTGGCGACGGCCATCCGCAATGAGTTCGGGATCCCCGAGTCGCTCACCGACCCGGCGGCCGAGTCGGTGCTCGCCGACGCCATCGAGAGCGTCGTTGCCGGCGCGTTCAACGCCGCCGAGCGGTCTCTGGCCGCCGAATTCGAGACGGTCTGTGAACGCGAACATCCCGAACTCCGGGCCACCGACGCCGCGCAACCGGCGGCCTGCCACCTCCACGACCGCTCGGTGACCGATCACGAACCCTCGGTGCCGTCGGTCGACGACTGA
- a CDS encoding ABC transporter ATP-binding protein, whose amino-acid sequence MTEPLLAVDDLTTRFHTDDGIVRAVDGVSFTVERGETVCIVGESGSGKTVTSESITRLVQSPPGEISDGDVRFEGRSILGMGKSELREIRGGSVGHVFQNPQDALNPVYTVGWQIVEAIRLHRDVGKRAAREHAVELLDRVGIPDAPARFDDYPHEFSGGMKQRVVIAMALASNPDLLIADEPTTALDVTIQAQILRLLGELQDEFDMGILLITHDLSVVAEVADSVVVMYAGKVMEYGDVYDVFEQPSHPYTRALFDCLPGRGKAVETIGGTLPSATDPPEGCRFHPRCPHAIEDCTMGDQPPLTPTERDGHTVSCVYYQPGYDASTITDETQEPGYADGGKP is encoded by the coding sequence ATGACCGAACCACTACTCGCGGTCGACGACCTCACGACTCGCTTTCACACCGACGACGGCATCGTTCGCGCGGTCGATGGCGTGAGTTTCACCGTCGAGCGTGGCGAGACGGTCTGTATCGTCGGCGAGAGCGGGTCGGGCAAGACGGTCACGAGCGAGTCGATCACTCGCCTCGTCCAGTCGCCACCGGGCGAGATTTCCGACGGTGACGTCCGTTTCGAGGGCCGGAGCATCCTCGGCATGGGCAAGTCCGAACTCCGGGAGATACGTGGGGGGTCGGTCGGTCACGTCTTCCAGAACCCACAGGACGCGCTCAACCCGGTCTACACCGTCGGCTGGCAGATCGTCGAGGCCATCCGGCTCCATCGCGACGTCGGCAAGCGTGCCGCTCGCGAGCACGCGGTCGAACTCCTCGACAGGGTGGGTATTCCCGACGCACCCGCCCGCTTCGACGACTACCCACACGAGTTCTCCGGCGGGATGAAACAGCGCGTCGTGATCGCGATGGCGCTCGCGTCGAACCCCGATTTGCTGATCGCCGACGAACCCACGACGGCGCTCGACGTGACGATTCAAGCCCAGATCCTCCGTCTGCTCGGCGAGTTACAGGACGAGTTCGACATGGGGATCCTCCTCATCACCCACGACCTAAGCGTCGTCGCGGAGGTCGCCGATAGCGTCGTCGTGATGTACGCCGGCAAGGTGATGGAGTACGGCGACGTCTACGACGTCTTCGAGCAGCCGTCACACCCCTATACACGCGCGCTGTTCGACTGCCTTCCCGGTCGGGGCAAAGCGGTGGAGACCATCGGTGGGACGCTGCCGAGCGCGACCGACCCGCCCGAGGGCTGTCGGTTCCATCCCCGCTGTCCTCACGCCATCGAGGACTGTACGATGGGCGACCAGCCACCGCTGACGCCGACCGAGCGTGATGGTCACACCGTCTCGTGTGTCTACTACCAACCGGGCTACGACGCCTCGACCATCACCGACGAGACGCAGGAACCGGGCTACGCCGACGGGGGGAAGCCGTGA
- a CDS encoding ABC transporter permease, with protein MATDHSPDDRFEEIDWDAVGERRQSMPKRTLAFVASLVAYVVLIAASYVDPVGDIVSIPGLAAVSAADWMFVLTLLVLVFYAVVPLATNRRMTRYYWREFKKNTAAVVSLAFLLSVLAVGIVGPMVLGYPAVDVLASYQPPVGLSVSQDVPVGCVGSVADGQCQGTWEHPLGTTGEGKDIFKMIVFGMRVSMEVGLVGMLIQVVLGTVVGTTAAYFGGIVDELLMRYVDVQISFPQFILFLLLLYILGGSLVLLIGIFGFFGWGGIARLVRSEALQRREEEYFRAAEGAGANTGYIIRRHLVPNVSNTVITAATLGIPVLILAEASFSFLGLTDPTVPSWGQVIAAGRGDLASAWWISTIPGFFLFATIMAFNFLGDALRDALDPRQERTE; from the coding sequence ATGGCGACGGATCACTCACCCGATGACCGATTCGAGGAGATCGACTGGGATGCGGTCGGCGAGCGCCGCCAGTCGATGCCGAAACGGACGCTCGCGTTCGTCGCCTCGCTCGTCGCCTACGTCGTCCTCATCGCAGCCAGCTACGTCGATCCCGTCGGCGATATCGTGTCGATTCCGGGGCTCGCGGCGGTCAGCGCTGCCGACTGGATGTTCGTCCTGACACTTTTGGTACTAGTCTTCTACGCGGTGGTCCCGCTCGCCACCAACCGGCGGATGACGCGGTACTACTGGCGCGAGTTCAAGAAGAACACCGCCGCCGTCGTGAGTCTGGCGTTCCTGCTCAGTGTGCTCGCCGTCGGCATCGTCGGTCCGATGGTGCTCGGCTATCCCGCGGTCGACGTGCTCGCTTCGTATCAGCCCCCGGTCGGCCTCTCCGTCTCACAGGACGTCCCCGTGGGCTGTGTCGGCTCCGTCGCCGACGGTCAGTGCCAAGGGACGTGGGAACACCCGCTCGGGACGACCGGCGAGGGCAAGGACATCTTCAAGATGATCGTCTTCGGGATGCGCGTGAGCATGGAAGTCGGGCTCGTCGGCATGCTGATTCAGGTCGTCCTCGGGACCGTCGTCGGTACGACCGCCGCGTACTTCGGCGGGATCGTCGACGAACTGCTCATGCGCTACGTCGACGTCCAGATCTCCTTCCCGCAGTTCATCCTCTTCTTACTACTGTTGTACATCCTCGGGGGGAGTCTGGTGTTGCTCATCGGTATCTTCGGCTTCTTCGGCTGGGGTGGCATCGCCCGCCTCGTCAGGAGCGAGGCGCTCCAGCGCCGCGAGGAGGAATACTTCCGGGCGGCCGAGGGGGCCGGCGCGAACACGGGCTACATCATCCGTCGCCATCTCGTGCCGAACGTCTCGAACACCGTCATCACGGCGGCAACGCTCGGCATTCCGGTCTTGATCCTCGCCGAGGCGTCCTTTTCGTTCCTCGGACTGACCGACCCGACGGTTCCCTCGTGGGGGCAGGTCATCGCGGCCGGGCGGGGCGACCTCGCGAGCGCGTGGTGGATCTCGACGATCCCGGGCTTCTTCCTGTTCGCGACCATCATGGCGTTCAACTTCCTCGGCGACGCACTGCGGGACGCACTCGATCCACGACAGGAGCGTACTGAATGA
- a CDS encoding ABC transporter permease, whose protein sequence is MAWYVARRVGWAVVVAFLIVSVTFGLLQLSPDPGLAQAKLQATQTGGDTQSAAQAYKQARGLDKPVWERYVNYVGNVATGHWGWSDTRSQPVSAAILDAYPFTLMYSVPSVILSTILGMGIGLYSATHQYTKSDYAATFLAFFGVSIPNFWFGIVLLLVFGVGLGWFPILFDPNLPTFSLSNLRQLVLPIIVLTTGAMASQMRYARAESLEYVGATFVKTARAKGADSRRITFRHVFRPALVPLSTILVGDVLALLISSSVLVEVVFGIPGLGRLVFDAIEQQDTALVLGTTFIFVTIGVIGNLLQDLAYTVVDPRIDFSDR, encoded by the coding sequence ATGGCGTGGTACGTCGCCCGGCGGGTCGGCTGGGCGGTCGTGGTCGCCTTTCTCATCGTGAGCGTCACCTTCGGTCTCCTCCAGCTCTCGCCGGACCCGGGGCTCGCACAGGCGAAACTCCAGGCGACCCAGACGGGTGGGGACACCCAGTCGGCCGCGCAGGCCTACAAGCAGGCGCGCGGCCTCGACAAGCCCGTCTGGGAGCGGTACGTCAACTACGTCGGCAACGTCGCCACCGGCCACTGGGGCTGGTCCGATACCAGATCACAGCCCGTCTCGGCGGCGATACTCGATGCGTATCCGTTCACCCTGATGTACAGCGTGCCGTCGGTGATTCTCTCGACGATTCTCGGGATGGGCATCGGCCTGTATTCGGCGACCCACCAGTACACCAAAAGCGACTACGCCGCGACCTTCCTCGCCTTCTTCGGCGTCAGCATCCCGAACTTCTGGTTCGGCATCGTTCTCCTGTTGGTTTTCGGCGTCGGATTGGGCTGGTTTCCCATCCTGTTCGACCCGAACCTGCCGACGTTCTCGCTGTCGAACCTCAGACAGTTGGTGCTCCCGATAATCGTCCTCACGACGGGCGCGATGGCGAGTCAGATGCGCTACGCCCGGGCCGAGTCGCTCGAATACGTCGGCGCGACGTTCGTCAAGACCGCCCGCGCGAAGGGTGCCGACTCCCGGCGCATCACCTTCCGTCACGTCTTCCGCCCGGCGCTCGTGCCGCTCTCGACGATCCTCGTCGGCGACGTCCTGGCGCTGCTCATCTCCTCGTCGGTGCTGGTCGAGGTGGTCTTCGGCATCCCGGGACTCGGACGGCTCGTCTTCGACGCCATCGAACAGCAGGACACCGCGCTGGTGCTCGGCACGACGTTCATCTTCGTGACCATCGGCGTCATCGGCAACCTGCTGCAGGACCTCGCGTACACCGTGGTGGACCCACGGATCGACTTCAGTGATCGATAA